DNA sequence from the Poecile atricapillus isolate bPoeAtr1 chromosome 4, bPoeAtr1.hap1, whole genome shotgun sequence genome:
CttagctgaaaaaataaaaactctatAAAACATACTAAATGaaattttcttgctttcttttctcaGAGATTTCCTGACCCGCATTCAAAGTAGAATCTGGGACATCCAGCACCCACATTTGCACGTAAGAATACCACTGGGAGGCATTCAGTATCTCACACAACATGGTGGAGTGACCCTGTGGCCTGATACCACATGGTGCAGTAACCCACAAAATGGCAGAGTCACCTGACACAACATGGCAGAGTGACCCCACAGCCTGACACAACATGGTGGAGTGACCGATGGGCTGCCATAAAATGGCTGAGTGAACTATGCCCTTAGCCGAAATGGCGGAGTGACCCCACAGCCTGACACAAAATGGCGGAGTGACCACAGAGCCTGACACAAAATGGTGGAGTGACCACAGAGCCTGACACAAAATGGTGGAGTGACCACAGAGCCTGACACAAAATGGCGGAGTGACCACAGAGCCTGACACAAAATGGCGGAGTGACCACAGAGCCTGACACAAAATGGCAGTGACCCCACAGCCTGACACAAAATGGCGGAGTGACCCCACACACTCACACAAAATGGCAGTGACCCCACAGCCTGACACAAAATGGTGGAGTGACCCCACAGCCTGACACAAAATGGCAGAGTGACCACAGGGCCTGACACAAAATGGTGGAGTGACCCCACAACCTGACACAAAATGGCGGAGTGACCCCACAGCCTGACACAAAATGGTGGAGTGACCCCACACACTCACACAAAATGGTGGAGTGACCCCAAAGACACACACAAAATGGTGGAGTGACCCCACACACTCACACAAAATGGTGGAGTGACCCCACACACTCACACAAAATGGCGGAGTGACCCCACACACTCACACAAAATGGCGGAGTGACCCCACACACTCACACAAAATGGCGGAGTGTCCCACAGCCTGACAAGAAATGGGGGCTGTTTCCCCCTCCAGCCCTCACCCACCATTTCAGACCGACACCCCCATCTCCCCCCGGTGTTCCCCAGCATGTCGGGCTGTCCCCTCACCCAGTGGTGCCGTCTGTCCGTCCGTGTGGGCCCCGCAGGGACCAGCAAAGCGCAGCCGTGCCCGGGGAGCCCCAGGGGAGCGGAGCCGAGCGAAGGACACGGCCCCGGCTTCTGAGGGGGAGCCTGCCAGGGGTTTAGAGGCTGCTCAGAGCACGCTGCATCCCAGGTGCTGCCTACAAacccttctcctttttcttcctcttttttctcctaCCTTCTTCTCAAAATACACTGCACACCAAACTAAAAAATTCCAGGCCATGCCTTAGTATCCTGTTGTGTCTGGATAAGTTAGAATTTGGCTAAGTTAAACAGTACCAAGTTCAAGTTTGTGAAGTGCTTTACTTTGGGTGGTGTTTAAAATTTGCCAAGTGCCTCATTGTGCCTCCATGCTCTAAAGTTTGCAAGTCTGGCTGAGCCTCACGACCTCACAGCCACCCCCTCCCATCTCCCTGCACGTTCTGGTTTACTCACCATTCCTGGAACCCCTTCCACTCCTCTTTACCTGTAGCTGTGGAAGAGTGTTTTGTCTCCAAATTTATGTCAAATTAAATAACAACagttataataataataataataataataataataataataataataataataataataataataataataataataaaaaataatcaccATCATCATAATAACAATAATGATATTATTGGCAATAAAACTTGAAAAGTCACTGATGACGTTAAAAATTATCTTACCAttggaaaattatttgtgaagagcttttaaataaaattgagaAAACCTGAACAAGACAGCATTCTTCTGAAGAATGGGCTGGCCCCTTAAAAGTGTGGTTGTCACTAAGGCCAGATCAGCGATAGTATCCAACCTGCCTTTTCCTTGTGCCCGCAGAGAGCTTGGAGAAAGCTTGAAACAACTTTAAAAATTGTAAGTAAATGCtccccactgtctgtccctgacCCAGGTGTTCTCCAGATCTCTTTTTCAGTGTTTATCTATCAAACCTTCCCTGAGACTGGGCATGTAGCATATCTGCAGATGTAAATAAGCTGTGAAATGCTGCTGGGAGAGTGTGTGAGCTACTAAGAACTCAGCAAACAGAGAGGGGTTTGCAGGATCCCCATGAACCAGAGACCACTGTGCCTCTTTAAACTTTCCaaagttttttaaaactttttttaaaagtttgctttAAACTTTTGCCCTCTACTAGATTAAAATATCAAATTCATTGGAAATGTACTCGCACTGTGTACTCTATGAACACTTACTCTTGTGGCACATTTATTTAACACACAGAGAACTGATCCACTGCTCTGCCTTGCACCGGTTACTTTCAAGGACTCCCATTCTGCCTGAGAGAGAACAGATATAAATAATTATAGAATAAAATGTTGTCAGAGAATAATGTTctctggctgctgtggcccaATGAAAGCCAAAGCCACCATAAAACTTTCAGGGAAAAGGGCAGTCATTAATTCTACGAGGATAACACTCTACTACACCGCCTTGCTGCTGTTAtgccaaaataaattaaaatatcttaGTCTCTCTGTATACACTTTAATGCATACACCtaatttttgcctttaaaaattaCCCTGGAAAAGTAAATGTATCTTCTGAAAGATATGAATTTTATAGATCGCATTTTGGAGTATAATATCTCAATATGTTATTCTCCTTTCTTTTAAGGACATCAGtggcacatttttttaaaaaaagtgagaaTTTAGAGAACATCCGAGTTCCTGATTACTCACTGGATAGTGTGGACGTGAAGACAGATTTCTAAGGAATTAATTAGTCATCTTAAGGACCACACAGCATGAAAAATAACAGCGACAATATTAAACACTTAAGCAGATACACACCATCCTTTTCTAATTATTATTTACATGCAATTCTCCATGTCCATTTCTGTGTCTTCCCCAGTATATTCATTACAGAAGTAACTCTAAGAGCTGCTAGAgttgtttctgtgttttggtAAGGGCAGTTTTATTCTGCTTTATAGCTTTAAGTATTCAATTTGCCAGGTTTGGCAGTAGGTACCTGCAGTTAGTTGCCTTTTGAAAAGGTCATGGCTTGCTGGAGTGCTGGACAGTTGTATTTCATTCAGATGTCTGTGTACACTGATTTTAGGAATGCTCAATTTTTTAACCATAATCCATTTATATAGTTCCTGAGTTAAGTGACACACTGCCGAAAAACAGACTTATCTGAAATTTTACCAAAATACGTCATAGCCATTCAACAAATGAATCATCAATTTCACTTAACATAATTCATCTTGAAGcttatatgtgtgtgtgcattttaTCAATTACCACAGACCACCAGGAATGCGCAGCCAGTCCATGCATCCATCATCCATGGAAAAGGGCAAACTTTGAAGCATGTCTCAAATGATATACGTATTGGGAGAAGAAATTCTGTTTCAGAAGCAAAATGTCAGACAACATCCCTGCaccaaaaataatattaataaaacagCTTACTTGAGTTTGTTTAAAACAGACTAGACCAGAATTTCTATCTCAGATGCAAAAAAGAGGCAGACCGCTTTTATGAATGccataaaaataaactattttaataGGTACATAAATAAAAGGTTTAAAGTAGAATTTTCCCCCCCAACATCAAGATGGCCTAGCCTCTGTACAGAAACTGAACAATATTCACGGGACTCCTAAATTAAATAAACCCTTTGTTACATTCAAAACCGCTCAAGGTAAATATATAACGCAGTGACGCACCTGAATTGCTCTCCTTCCTCATCCTAGCAGTGTATACAGTATTTCCTTGGTTTACAGTACTCTGAGGAGATGAATCTGTTAAATAAACTCTCATTGACAGGgtggaaataaaatttaaaaagtcaatGCTAAAAGAACCCAACAACCCCGGCACCCACGTGAGTACCTTGCATCAGCCAGGAAGTTTTAATGGAAGAGAAATAAGGATTGTGCTGTAAAATAAGTTATATCTTTTACATATAGTTGTAGAGTTATCTTAAAGTGTTTAAATACTACATTCACTTTGGCGATGCATTTTGGTCTATGCTTGCAATAAATTACACGTGGCGTGTGCTCGTTGGTCATGTGTTGTACTGCAAATGGGGGGAGCTCAGCACATctaggaaatattaaaaatatttcagaattatttaatATGGACAAAATCTAATTTAAAGCAGCTTTCCTCCTATCatgtccccctccccagcacctcaACAAAGTTAGCCTGATGGCTTCGGTTTTTGCTGTGTTGTATCCAAACAGGTCATAGGTTGATGACAACACTGACCCACAGAGgttctctggttttgtttctcctttctccttctgaaCTATCTGTCAGTTTGATGTCACTGACATCTCCATGCTCTCCAAAGATTCCAGCTAATAATTAAGGCAAGGAACCATCATTTGTCCATCAAAGCTAAGTCTCCTAGAATAAGACACTATCGCTGCTGTTATCCGGAATGTGTCTGGTGATGGGTGAGGACCACTCATCCTGTGGAGGAGCAAGTCTGTCACAGGGTCACTCAGAGTGTTAAAGCATCTTGCGCTGGTGGAATCTGAGACAAAATTACAAGATGACAACTTTCATCCACAGTGCAGAACTGGCATTTCTAGTCCATTCCATCAAAAGTTAAAGAAGTGGGGCCAGGCTGACTCAGGCCTGGCCAAGGAGCCTGCTTAGAGTTTACCCACCAGCAAGACGTGACCGGCAGTGAAACGACTGCCCCTTTTTCCGACTGGCTTTCTTCTTGTTCTTgctcttcttctgcttctttgcACTTTTGCTTTTATCTGACTTCTTTTTCTTATCGTCCTCCTTAAACCACGGCCCCCAGACTCCTCCGTTGAGCTTGGGGTTGCTGCGAGGGTCCTTGGGCGGGTAGCGGACGGGCACCGCGGTCTTGTTGAACTGCGAGAGCCTCCgcagcagctgcttcaccaCCTCTGGGTGCCTGGCAGACAGGTCCACACGCTCGTAGGGGTCGGCCGTGATGTTGAAGAGCCACACGGTTTTCCCGGCTGACCAGGAGACGCGTTCGTTGTGCCAGCGGTTGGGACCCGCGTTGCTGAAGGCCTGCGGAGGCACCCAGTCACTGTAGCCCGGGTTTCCCGTCAGCAGCTTCCAGTGATTCACTCTGATGGCAGACTGGATGGCCGTGTTCCAGATCCCGTAGCCAGCGGCCCAGGAGCCGTTCTTGGCTTTGGTGTAGATCGGGTCGATGTTGTGCAGGATGTCCACGCGCGGGGAACGCCTGCCCTCGCTGATGGTCTCCCACACGTCGTAGCCATCCAGCTGGATGTCTTCATCGATCTGCCCCTCGGCCAGCGTGATCAGCGTGGGGAACCAGTCTGTGATGTGCACCAGCTCCTTGCACACAGACCCTTTGTTTTTCAGGAGGGGGCTGTGCACAAACCCGACAGCGCGGATACCTCCTTCCCAATAGGTGCCTTTGCTTCCTCGGAGAGGCCAGTTACTGCCTCCGGCCATCGGCTGCCCACCGTTATCAGAAGAATAAATGATAATGCTGTTCTCGTAGTAGCCGTACTTCCTTAGGGCGAGAGTCACGTTGTTTATGGCCTCGTCCAAGCAGGCCAGCATGGCTGCGTACCGCCGCCTGTTGATGTTGTTTATCGAGCGGTAATGTTCAAAATACCTGCCTGGCGCCTGAAGAGGCGAATGGACAGCCTGGTAGGCAATATACAGGAAAATGGGCTTCCTGGGGTTATGAGAAGC
Encoded proteins:
- the ARSJ gene encoding arylsulfatase J isoform X2; its protein translation is MLEGRCRISFPPCAVPQCGSRYQIHTGLQHSIIRPTQPNCLPLDNVTLPQKLKEVGYSTHMVGKWHLGFYRRECMPTQRGFDSFFGSLLGSGDYYTHFKCDSPGICGYDLYENDNAAWDHDNGIYSTQMYTQKVQQILASHNPRKPIFLYIAYQAVHSPLQAPGRYFEHYRSINNINRRRYAAMLACLDEAINNVTLALRKYGYYENSIIIYSSDNGGQPMAGGSNWPLRGSKGTYWEGGIRAVGFVHSPLLKNKGSVCKELVHITDWFPTLITLAEGQIDEDIQLDGYDVWETISEGRRSPRVDILHNIDPIYTKAKNGSWAAGYGIWNTAIQSAIRVNHWKLLTGNPGYSDWVPPQAFSNAGPNRWHNERVSWSAGKTVWLFNITADPYERVDLSARHPEVVKQLLRRLSQFNKTAVPVRYPPKDPRSNPKLNGGVWGPWFKEDDKKKKSDKSKSAKKQKKSKNKKKASRKKGQSFHCRSRLAGG
- the ARSJ gene encoding arylsulfatase J isoform X1 encodes the protein MARGGRRWPRRPSRGRMVAAVLAGLSLLSLLTCGYLAWGSRRGGAGEAPGNLLGEEPAAGSPSSQPHIIFILADDQGFRDVGYHGSEIRTPTLDKLAAEGVKLENYYVQPMCTPSRSQLITGKYQIHTGLQHSIIRPTQPNCLPLDNVTLPQKLKEVGYSTHMVGKWHLGFYRRECMPTQRGFDSFFGSLLGSGDYYTHFKCDSPGICGYDLYENDNAAWDHDNGIYSTQMYTQKVQQILASHNPRKPIFLYIAYQAVHSPLQAPGRYFEHYRSINNINRRRYAAMLACLDEAINNVTLALRKYGYYENSIIIYSSDNGGQPMAGGSNWPLRGSKGTYWEGGIRAVGFVHSPLLKNKGSVCKELVHITDWFPTLITLAEGQIDEDIQLDGYDVWETISEGRRSPRVDILHNIDPIYTKAKNGSWAAGYGIWNTAIQSAIRVNHWKLLTGNPGYSDWVPPQAFSNAGPNRWHNERVSWSAGKTVWLFNITADPYERVDLSARHPEVVKQLLRRLSQFNKTAVPVRYPPKDPRSNPKLNGGVWGPWFKEDDKKKKSDKSKSAKKQKKSKNKKKASRKKGQSFHCRSRLAGG